The following proteins come from a genomic window of Rutidosis leptorrhynchoides isolate AG116_Rl617_1_P2 chromosome 10, CSIRO_AGI_Rlap_v1, whole genome shotgun sequence:
- the LOC139873368 gene encoding uncharacterized protein, which yields MARSKGISYGRLIVKNFHTIKSSTCSQNTKIINGTTRFRMLPNTTVDCQARRSFCDLSGNQSSSPSPPPSSSSSSSSSSNWGKWTVGGIMVTIVLPFLQFKEDVDLVIETAEEVIDLVEVVAEAVDMVAEKIDDDLLEGSKIKTTVELVEKAAEAIVEEAQQALEFIDEAQAAEQKLNPIIEPAKQLTQVAPTEGN from the exons ATGGCAAGATCAAAGGGTATTTCTTATGGCCGTTTAATTGTTAAAAACTTTCACACTATAAAATCATCAACATGTTCTCAAAACACAAAGATCATCAATGGCACGACCCGTTTTCGTATGCTCCCAAACACCACCGTGGATTGTCAAGCACGAAGATCATTTTGTGACTTAAGTGGAAAtcaatcatcatcaccatcaccaccaccatcatcatcctcatcttcgTCTTCAAGTTCTAATTG GGGAAAATGGACAGTGGGTGGAATTATGGTGACTATAGTCTTACCATTTTTACAATTCAAAG AAGATGTAGATTTGGTTATAGAGACGGCTGAGGAAGTTATAGATTTGGTAGAAGTGGTGGCAGAAGCGGTTGATATGGTGGCAGAGAAGATAGACGACGATCTTCTAGAAGGCAGTAAGATCAAAACCACCGTCGAGTTAGTTGAAAAAGCGGCGGAAGCAATAGTAGAAGAAGCTCAACAAGCCCTAGAGTTTATTGACGAG GCTCAAGCAGCGGAGCAAAAGTTGAATCCTATTATAGAGCCGGCTAAACAATTAACCCAAGTGGCTCCAACGGAAGGAAATTGA